The following proteins are encoded in a genomic region of Pseudodesulfovibrio mercurii:
- a CDS encoding B12-binding domain-containing radical SAM protein, translating to MTRPAFPHIPWSSLPGRENGPRVLGVNPWITDFAAFNVWSRPAGLLACLDMLRAAGASVALLDCLDPTWEAAPDLGLKWPRPGKYGTGHYPKEEIEPPAPLAFMDRRYSRYGLPRERVAEALAALDPAPDAVLVTTIMTYWYPGALDVLDLCAELWPDVPRLLGGTYATLCGEHAARHADAHLMAGPLETPENWSRLSWLIDFDAPQPSGNAGLSLALDLYADPPYSILLGSRGCPFHCEYCASHALYPRFRQGTADAVMKSIQSEHGRGVRDFAFYDDALLINPDRWLWPVLDRITAADLGLRLHTPNAMHVRHLTPEVCARLKAAGLTTVRLGLETTDFDHRHDVKLTREQWEAGARNLVSAGFELDDIGVYILFGLPGQDLGNVERAVAHVRGYGFRPHLAHYTPIPGSPMFGAACAASPYPLAGEPLFQNNSIWPCVPGGFNWDEARRWKLLLHGQQG from the coding sequence ATGACCCGGCCCGCTTTCCCGCACATCCCCTGGTCGAGCCTCCCCGGCCGGGAGAACGGCCCGCGCGTGCTCGGCGTCAACCCGTGGATCACCGACTTCGCGGCCTTCAACGTCTGGTCGCGGCCCGCCGGGCTGCTCGCCTGTCTGGACATGCTCCGCGCCGCCGGGGCCTCGGTGGCCCTCCTGGACTGCCTGGACCCCACCTGGGAGGCCGCCCCCGACCTCGGCCTGAAGTGGCCGCGTCCCGGCAAATACGGCACCGGCCACTACCCCAAGGAGGAGATCGAGCCGCCCGCGCCGCTGGCCTTCATGGACCGCCGCTACTCGCGCTACGGCCTGCCCCGCGAGCGGGTCGCCGAGGCCCTGGCCGCCCTCGATCCCGCCCCGGACGCCGTGCTGGTCACGACCATCATGACCTACTGGTACCCCGGCGCGCTGGACGTCCTGGACCTCTGCGCCGAGCTGTGGCCCGACGTCCCCCGCCTCCTCGGCGGCACCTACGCCACCCTGTGCGGGGAACACGCCGCGCGCCACGCCGACGCCCATCTCATGGCCGGCCCGCTGGAGACCCCGGAGAACTGGTCGCGCCTGTCCTGGTTGATTGATTTCGATGCCCCGCAACCATCCGGCAACGCAGGGCTTTCATTGGCTCTCGACCTCTACGCCGACCCGCCTTATTCCATCCTGCTCGGCTCGCGCGGCTGTCCCTTCCACTGCGAGTACTGCGCAAGCCACGCCCTGTATCCGCGCTTCCGGCAGGGCACGGCCGACGCGGTCATGAAATCCATACAATCCGAGCACGGCCGGGGCGTGCGCGACTTCGCCTTTTACGACGACGCCCTGCTCATCAACCCGGACCGCTGGCTCTGGCCGGTCCTGGACCGGATCACCGCAGCAGACCTGGGCCTGCGCCTGCACACGCCCAACGCCATGCACGTGCGCCACCTGACCCCCGAGGTCTGCGCCCGCCTCAAGGCGGCGGGACTGACCACGGTCCGCCTGGGGCTGGAGACCACGGACTTCGACCACCGCCACGACGTCAAGCTGACCCGCGAGCAATGGGAGGCCGGGGCGAGAAACCTTGTCTCGGCGGGGTTCGAGCTGGACGACATCGGGGTGTACATCCTGTTCGGCCTGCCCGGACAGGACCTCGGCAACGTGGAGCGGGCGGTCGCCCACGTGCGCGGCTACGGGTTCCGCCCGCACCTGGCGCACTACACCCCCATTCCGGGGTCGCCCATGTTCGGCGCGGCCTGCGCGGCCAGTCCGTACCCCCTGGCCGGGGAGCCGCTCTTCCAGAACAACTCCATCTGGCCCTGCGTGCCGGGAGGGTTCAACTGGGACGAGGCCCGGCGCTGGAAATTACTGTTGCACGGCCAGCAGGGGTAG
- a CDS encoding Y-family DNA polymerase, which produces MACYALVDCNNFYASCERAFRPELNGRPVVVLSNNDGCIIARSGEAKALGIDMGTPYFKCRALLERHGVAVFSSNYALYGDMSARVMRILTRFCPAVEVYSIDEAFCDLSGVPGGAEAYGRRLRATVLAWTGIPVSVGIARTKTLAKLANRFAKKQDRSRGVFDLTTSPDPDRVLRWTDIGDVWGIGPRHAKRLRAMGVTNALQFRELDRDWVKKKMTVSGLHTLLELRGLPCHDFASGPADKKTIVSSRSFGHPVTRLDHMLEATAQYTTRAAEKLRKQQSVASAILVYLQTNSFRLGQPQYANTLSVPLAVATNHTPTLIRAAQTAMERIFKPGYQYKKCGVMLSGLEPEHGRWLNLLALPPDHRPGDAPLMRAVDRVNHRWGRDTVAFAASGITRDWRMKRDMRSPRYTTVWEEILQVRAK; this is translated from the coding sequence ATGGCCTGTTATGCGTTGGTGGATTGCAACAATTTCTACGCCTCGTGCGAGCGGGCGTTCCGGCCGGAGCTGAACGGGCGGCCGGTGGTGGTCCTGTCCAACAACGACGGGTGCATCATCGCGCGGTCCGGGGAGGCCAAGGCCTTGGGCATCGACATGGGCACGCCCTATTTCAAGTGCCGGGCCCTGCTCGAACGGCACGGGGTGGCCGTGTTCTCGTCCAACTACGCCCTGTACGGGGACATGTCCGCCCGGGTCATGCGCATCCTGACGCGGTTCTGCCCGGCCGTGGAGGTCTACTCCATCGACGAGGCGTTCTGCGACCTGAGCGGCGTGCCGGGCGGGGCCGAGGCCTACGGGCGGCGGCTGCGGGCCACGGTGCTCGCCTGGACCGGCATCCCGGTGTCCGTGGGCATCGCCCGGACCAAGACCCTGGCCAAGCTGGCCAACCGGTTCGCCAAGAAACAGGACCGCAGCCGGGGCGTGTTCGACCTGACCACCAGCCCGGACCCGGACCGGGTGCTGCGCTGGACCGACATCGGCGACGTCTGGGGCATCGGCCCGCGCCACGCCAAACGGCTGCGCGCCATGGGCGTGACCAACGCCCTCCAATTCCGGGAGCTCGACCGCGACTGGGTCAAAAAAAAGATGACCGTCAGCGGCCTGCACACCCTGCTCGAACTGCGCGGCCTGCCCTGCCACGACTTCGCCTCCGGCCCGGCCGACAAGAAGACCATCGTCTCCTCGCGCTCCTTCGGCCACCCGGTCACGCGCCTGGACCACATGCTCGAGGCCACCGCCCAGTACACCACCCGGGCCGCCGAAAAACTGCGCAAGCAGCAGTCCGTGGCCTCCGCCATCCTCGTCTACCTGCAAACCAACTCCTTCAGACTCGGCCAGCCGCAATACGCCAACACCCTGTCCGTCCCCCTGGCCGTGGCCACCAACCATACCCCCACCCTCATCCGCGCCGCCCAGACCGCCATGGAACGCATCTTCAAACCCGGCTACCAGTACAAGAAATGCGGCGTCATGCTCTCCGGACTCGAACCCGAACACGGCCGCTGGCTCAACCTCCTCGCCCTGCCCCCCGACCACCGCCCCGGCGACGCCCCGCTCATGCGCGCCGTGGACCGCGTCAACCACCGCTGGGGCCGCGACACCGTCGCCTTCGCCGCCTCCGGCATTACCCGCGACTGGCGCATGAAGCGCGACATGCGCTCCCCGCGATACACCACCGTCTGGGAAGAGATATTGCAGGTGCGGGCCAAGTAG
- a CDS encoding efflux RND transporter permease subunit codes for MDTKPRMEAKTLTDKIIRFCLEQKLVVFLLVSVILGWGLVVAPFDWKIEGLPRDPVPVDAIPDIGENQQIVFTQWTGRSPQDMEDQVTYPLTVALLGIPGVKTVRSYSMFGFSTIYVIFNEDVEFYWSRSRLLEKLNSLPPGTLPQGVQPTLGPDATALGQVFWYTLEGRDEQGNPTGGWDLDELRSIQDWYVRYALLGADGVSEAASAGGFVKEYQIDVDPDAMRTAGVTLEDVFSAVKQSNLDVGARTIEINSVEYLIRGIGFVKNLGDIEEAVIKVSNNVPIRVKDVARVTLGPALRRGVLDKGGAEAVGGVVVVRYGENPLQVIKNVKEKIKEISPGLPSKVLPDGTVSKVTIVPFYDRSGLINETLGTLNTALTEEILITIIVVLIAVMHLRSSLLISSLLPLAVMMVFIGMKLFKVDANIVALSGIAIAIGTMVDMGIIICENILKKFETASQDESRLKVIFEGASEVGSAIMTAVATTIVSFLPVFAMEGPEGKLFKPLAYTKSFALIASIIVALTVLPAIAHLIYRRKDTNAKKRISGHLVDVLYIAGGVAACVFIKWWVGLLLIALGLRRFFGHRLPAGMENIWAKAENWGVIALVTIFLASHWLPLGPEKGDLRNIIFVSALLGGLMFFFQMFQRGYSSMLSWVLDHKAAFMALPATVILFGGLVWFGGGAMTSWLPDSIRASGAVSGLMHAFPGLGKEFMPPLDEGSFLYMPTTMPHASIGEVQDVLSKQDMAMLNIPEVESAVGKLGRAETPLDPAPVSMIETVINYKPEYITDESGKRLRFRFDETRKDYFRSSDGKPLPAGDGLSYLVQGLYPRDGHGKLIPDQGGKPFRQWRSPLDPDLNPGRSAWPGIRNPDDIWDEIAHAAEIPGTTSAPKLQPIAARIVMLQSGMRAPMGIKVKGPDLPTIERFGMQLEQLLKEVPSIQPAAVVADRIVGKPYLEIVIDREAIARYGIKLQKVQNVIEVAVGGKMLSTTIEGRERYPMRVRYLRELRDTMEGLENILVAAPSGEQIPLKQLAELRYVRGPQVIKSEDTFLIGYVLFDKKPGFAEVDVVEHARAYIDSKTDSGELTVPSGVSYEFAGNYENQIRAQKKLAVILPLALMVIVVILYLQFKSIATTLMVFSGIIVAWSGGFLMIWLYGQDWFLNFSVFGTHMRDLFQVHQINLSVAIWVGFLALFGIASDDGVIMATYLDESRGTRDMSSIPAIRKAILEGAKRRIRPALMTSATTILALIPVLTSTGRGADIMVPMAIPSFGGMTIAILTVFVVPTLYCLVEEIKFRHAQKFGIPGSDNE; via the coding sequence ATGGATACGAAACCCCGCATGGAAGCCAAGACCCTGACCGACAAGATCATCCGGTTCTGCCTGGAGCAGAAGCTGGTCGTCTTCCTCCTGGTCTCGGTCATTCTGGGCTGGGGGCTGGTCGTGGCCCCGTTCGACTGGAAGATCGAGGGGCTGCCTCGCGACCCGGTCCCGGTGGACGCCATCCCCGACATCGGCGAAAACCAGCAGATCGTCTTCACCCAGTGGACGGGCCGGTCCCCGCAGGACATGGAGGACCAGGTCACCTATCCGCTGACCGTGGCCCTGCTCGGCATCCCCGGCGTCAAGACGGTGCGCAGCTACTCCATGTTCGGCTTCTCCACCATCTACGTCATCTTCAACGAGGACGTGGAGTTCTACTGGTCCCGTTCCCGGCTGCTGGAAAAGCTCAACAGCCTGCCGCCCGGCACCCTGCCGCAGGGCGTCCAGCCAACCCTCGGCCCGGATGCAACGGCGCTGGGCCAGGTGTTCTGGTACACGCTGGAAGGGCGGGATGAACAGGGGAACCCCACCGGCGGCTGGGACCTGGACGAGTTGCGCTCCATCCAGGACTGGTACGTCCGTTATGCCCTGCTCGGCGCGGATGGCGTCAGCGAGGCCGCGTCGGCGGGCGGCTTCGTCAAGGAGTATCAGATCGACGTGGACCCGGACGCCATGCGCACCGCGGGCGTCACCCTGGAGGACGTGTTCTCGGCCGTGAAGCAGTCCAACCTCGACGTGGGTGCGCGGACCATTGAGATCAACAGCGTTGAATACCTCATACGAGGCATCGGTTTCGTAAAGAATCTCGGCGACATCGAAGAGGCCGTCATCAAGGTCTCCAACAACGTGCCCATCCGGGTGAAGGACGTGGCCCGGGTCACGCTCGGCCCGGCCCTGCGGCGGGGGGTGCTCGACAAGGGCGGCGCGGAGGCCGTGGGCGGCGTGGTCGTGGTCCGCTACGGGGAAAACCCGCTCCAGGTCATCAAGAACGTCAAGGAAAAGATAAAAGAGATATCTCCGGGGCTGCCGTCGAAGGTCTTGCCGGACGGCACGGTCTCCAAGGTGACCATCGTCCCGTTCTACGATCGCTCCGGACTGATCAACGAGACGCTCGGGACCCTGAACACGGCCCTGACCGAGGAAATCCTCATCACCATCATCGTCGTGCTCATCGCGGTCATGCACCTGCGCAGCTCGCTGCTCATCTCCTCGCTGCTCCCCCTGGCGGTCATGATGGTCTTCATCGGCATGAAGCTGTTCAAGGTGGACGCCAACATCGTGGCCCTGTCCGGCATCGCCATCGCCATCGGCACCATGGTCGATATGGGCATCATCATCTGCGAGAACATCCTCAAGAAATTCGAGACCGCCTCCCAGGATGAAAGTCGGCTGAAGGTGATCTTCGAAGGCGCATCCGAGGTGGGCAGCGCCATCATGACGGCGGTGGCCACGACCATCGTCAGCTTCCTGCCCGTCTTCGCCATGGAGGGGCCGGAGGGCAAGCTGTTCAAACCCCTTGCCTATACCAAGAGCTTCGCGCTCATCGCCTCCATCATCGTGGCCCTGACCGTGCTCCCGGCCATCGCACACCTCATCTATCGGCGAAAGGACACAAACGCCAAAAAGCGGATTTCCGGCCACCTTGTCGACGTGCTCTACATCGCGGGCGGCGTGGCCGCGTGCGTCTTCATCAAGTGGTGGGTCGGCCTGCTCCTGATCGCGCTCGGCCTGCGCCGGTTCTTCGGGCACCGCCTGCCCGCCGGAATGGAAAACATCTGGGCCAAGGCCGAGAACTGGGGCGTCATCGCCCTGGTGACCATCTTCCTGGCCTCCCACTGGCTGCCCCTGGGGCCGGAAAAGGGCGACCTGCGCAACATCATCTTCGTCTCGGCGCTCCTCGGCGGGCTGATGTTCTTCTTCCAGATGTTCCAGCGCGGATACAGCTCCATGCTGAGTTGGGTGCTGGACCACAAGGCGGCCTTCATGGCGCTCCCGGCTACCGTCATCCTCTTCGGCGGGCTGGTCTGGTTCGGCGGCGGCGCCATGACCTCCTGGCTGCCGGATTCCATCCGGGCGTCCGGCGCCGTCAGCGGGCTCATGCATGCCTTCCCCGGCCTGGGCAAGGAGTTCATGCCGCCCCTGGATGAAGGCTCGTTCCTCTACATGCCGACCACCATGCCTCACGCCTCCATCGGCGAAGTGCAGGACGTCCTGTCCAAACAGGACATGGCCATGCTGAACATCCCGGAGGTGGAGAGCGCCGTGGGCAAGCTCGGCCGCGCGGAAACCCCGCTCGACCCGGCTCCGGTCTCCATGATCGAGACGGTCATCAACTACAAACCGGAATACATCACCGACGAGTCCGGCAAACGACTCCGGTTCCGGTTCGACGAGACCCGGAAGGACTACTTCCGCTCCAGCGACGGCAAGCCTCTGCCCGCGGGCGACGGGCTGTCCTACCTCGTTCAGGGACTCTATCCCCGCGACGGGCACGGCAAGCTGATCCCCGATCAGGGCGGCAAGCCCTTCCGGCAATGGCGCTCACCGCTCGACCCGGACCTGAACCCCGGCAGAAGCGCATGGCCGGGCATCCGCAACCCGGACGACATCTGGGACGAGATAGCCCACGCCGCCGAGATTCCGGGCACGACGTCCGCGCCCAAGCTTCAGCCCATTGCCGCACGCATCGTCATGCTCCAGTCGGGCATGCGCGCCCCCATGGGCATCAAGGTCAAGGGACCGGACCTGCCGACCATCGAGCGGTTCGGCATGCAGCTGGAGCAGCTCCTCAAGGAGGTTCCCTCCATTCAGCCCGCGGCCGTGGTTGCCGACCGCATCGTGGGCAAGCCGTACCTGGAGATCGTGATCGACCGCGAGGCCATCGCCCGATACGGCATCAAGCTGCAAAAGGTGCAGAACGTCATCGAGGTGGCCGTGGGCGGCAAGATGCTGTCCACCACGATCGAAGGCCGCGAGCGGTATCCCATGCGCGTGCGCTACCTGCGCGAACTGCGCGACACCATGGAGGGGCTGGAAAACATCCTGGTGGCCGCACCGTCCGGGGAACAGATTCCGCTCAAACAGCTGGCCGAACTGCGTTACGTGCGCGGTCCGCAGGTCATCAAGAGCGAGGACACCTTCCTCATCGGCTACGTGCTCTTCGACAAGAAGCCCGGATTCGCCGAGGTCGACGTGGTGGAGCACGCCAGGGCGTACATCGACAGCAAGACAGACTCGGGCGAACTGACGGTGCCGAGCGGCGTGTCCTACGAGTTCGCGGGCAACTACGAGAACCAGATCCGGGCGCAGAAGAAACTGGCGGTCATCCTGCCGCTGGCCCTCATGGTCATCGTGGTCATCCTCTATCTGCAGTTCAAGTCCATCGCCACGACCCTGATGGTCTTCTCGGGCATCATCGTGGCCTGGTCCGGCGGGTTCCTCATGATCTGGCTCTACGGACAGGACTGGTTCCTGAACTTCAGCGTCTTCGGCACCCACATGCGCGACCTCTTCCAGGTGCACCAGATCAACCTGAGCGTGGCCATCTGGGTGGGCTTCCTGGCCCTGTTCGGCATCGCCTCCGACGACGGCGTCATCATGGCGACCTACCTCGACGAGAGCCGAGGAACCCGCGACATGAGCAGCATCCCGGCCATCCGCAAGGCCATCCTCGAAGGGGCCAAACGGCGTATCCGTCCGGCCCTGATGACCTCGGCCACCACCATCCTCGCCCTTATCCCGGTCCTGACCTCCACCGGCAGGGGGGCGGACATCATGGTGCCCATGGCCATCCCCTCTTTCGGCGGCATGACCATCGCCATCCTGACGGTGTTCGTCGTGCCCACGCTGTACTGCCTCGTGGAGGAGATCAAATTCCGCCACGCCCAAAAGTTCGGCATCCCCGGATCCGACAATGAATGA
- a CDS encoding efflux RND transporter periplasmic adaptor subunit, which yields MNKFRIPRMVMVTIIVAIAAFVAGYMARGVNVGTGDGTAVNATAEKEHDLDAHFDEEGNVTWTCSMHPQIRLPKPGKCPICFMDLIPLRHEEEGERTSIREITLTESARKLAGIATDEVRRLDVAVETRMVGKVDYDETRVRSITAWTGGRVDKMYVDYTGDRVKPGQPMVSIYSPELLTAQAELIQAVKALEDLRNSNLDLVKNSARRTEDAAREKLRLLGLTKGQIDRVVKNGKASDHITLYAPQGGVVIGKNVNEGQYVKTGTSIYSVADLSTLWVILEAYESDLPWVEPGRLVEFQTEAYPGKVFKGKVVYIDPLVNEKTRTVRVRLEVGNKDGSLKPGMLVRARQKKGGDRTGGESPLVIPASAPLITGKRAVVYVANPDKDGAYEGREIVLGPRAGNHYIVRSGLKEGERVVTKGNFKIDSAIQIVARPSMMNPSSGTEALQDELPSLFTSKLRLLDESFARLTETVKTGELDKTHLAFGSFNKELRLIDGSALEGTSALRWKEHAMLLGNDAILGAEATDVERLHGIFTEMQGHYADLKADFKLSDGERLTAPKPFREQLGLVYASYEPMAAALAVDDMEAAKKAAAETSAALLLINDSDLSGPAHNVWQEALTKMNDGLTAIREADDIVGVRTGFEPLSVGLAQAILKLGIETGGPLYEIFCPMAFDYAGATWLQRDQTVRNPYFGTAMSSCGEVNQQLKR from the coding sequence ATGAACAAATTCAGAATCCCGCGGATGGTCATGGTCACCATCATCGTCGCCATCGCCGCCTTTGTTGCGGGCTACATGGCCAGAGGCGTCAACGTCGGCACCGGCGACGGAACCGCCGTGAACGCCACGGCGGAGAAGGAGCATGACCTCGATGCGCATTTCGACGAAGAGGGCAACGTGACCTGGACCTGCTCCATGCATCCGCAGATCAGACTGCCCAAGCCCGGCAAGTGCCCCATCTGCTTCATGGACCTCATCCCCCTCAGGCACGAGGAGGAAGGGGAGCGCACCAGCATCCGGGAGATCACCCTGACCGAGAGCGCCCGCAAGCTGGCGGGCATCGCCACCGATGAGGTCAGACGGCTCGACGTGGCCGTGGAGACCCGCATGGTCGGCAAGGTGGACTATGACGAGACGCGGGTCAGGAGCATCACCGCCTGGACCGGCGGCCGCGTGGACAAGATGTATGTCGACTACACCGGCGATCGCGTGAAGCCCGGCCAGCCCATGGTCTCCATCTACAGCCCGGAACTCCTCACGGCCCAGGCCGAACTCATCCAGGCGGTGAAGGCCCTGGAAGACCTCAGGAACAGCAACCTGGACCTGGTCAAGAACAGCGCGAGGCGCACCGAGGATGCCGCCCGCGAGAAGCTGCGCCTCCTCGGCCTGACCAAGGGACAGATCGACCGGGTCGTCAAGAACGGCAAGGCCTCCGACCACATCACGCTGTATGCCCCCCAGGGCGGCGTGGTCATCGGCAAGAACGTCAATGAGGGCCAGTACGTCAAGACCGGCACCTCCATCTACTCCGTGGCCGACCTCTCCACCCTCTGGGTCATTCTGGAAGCCTACGAGTCCGATCTCCCGTGGGTCGAGCCGGGCCGGCTGGTGGAGTTCCAGACCGAGGCCTATCCGGGCAAGGTGTTCAAGGGCAAGGTCGTGTACATCGATCCGCTGGTGAACGAGAAGACCCGGACCGTCCGGGTCCGCCTGGAGGTGGGGAACAAGGACGGCAGCCTGAAACCCGGCATGCTCGTGCGCGCCCGGCAGAAAAAAGGCGGCGACCGGACCGGAGGCGAATCCCCGCTCGTCATCCCGGCATCCGCGCCGCTCATCACCGGCAAACGGGCCGTGGTCTACGTGGCCAACCCGGACAAGGACGGGGCGTATGAGGGGCGCGAGATCGTGCTCGGTCCCCGCGCCGGGAACCACTACATCGTCAGAAGCGGCCTGAAGGAGGGCGAGCGGGTCGTCACCAAGGGCAATTTCAAGATCGACAGCGCCATCCAGATCGTGGCCAGGCCGTCCATGATGAATCCCTCGAGCGGAACCGAGGCCCTGCAGGACGAACTGCCGAGCCTGTTCACCTCCAAGCTGCGCCTGCTCGACGAATCCTTCGCCAGGCTGACCGAGACCGTCAAAACAGGTGAGTTGGACAAAACGCACCTCGCCTTCGGCAGCTTCAACAAGGAGTTGCGCCTGATCGACGGCTCCGCGCTGGAGGGAACTTCCGCCCTGCGCTGGAAGGAGCACGCCATGTTGCTGGGCAACGACGCCATCCTCGGCGCCGAAGCGACCGACGTCGAACGGCTGCACGGGATATTCACCGAAATGCAGGGCCACTACGCCGACCTCAAGGCGGACTTCAAACTGAGTGACGGCGAACGGTTGACCGCACCGAAACCGTTCAGGGAACAGCTCGGCCTGGTCTACGCCAGCTACGAACCCATGGCCGCCGCCCTGGCCGTGGACGACATGGAGGCGGCCAAGAAGGCCGCCGCCGAGACCTCCGCCGCCCTCCTGCTGATCAACGACTCCGACCTGAGCGGTCCGGCCCACAACGTCTGGCAGGAAGCCCTGACCAAGATGAACGACGGCCTGACCGCCATCCGCGAGGCCGACGACATCGTCGGCGTCCGCACCGGCTTCGAACCGCTTTCCGTGGGGCTGGCCCAGGCCATCCTCAAGCTCGGCATCGAGACCGGCGGCCCGCTCTATGAAATCTTCTGCCCCATGGCCTTCGACTACGCGGGAGCCACCTGGCTCCAGCGGGACCAGACAGTGCGCAATCCCTACTTCGGCACGGCCATGTCCTCCTGCGGCGAAGTCAACCAGCAGCTCAAACGATAG
- a CDS encoding YHS domain-containing protein, with protein sequence MKRTTWTIVAFVLIACIASVMPWAAGRLHAEPGNQTSCPVMGFDINRDIFTDYKAKRIYFCCPSCPPEFRKKPDFYIAAMQAKGVLPEDAPVEAF encoded by the coding sequence GTGAAACGGACAACCTGGACAATCGTCGCATTCGTCCTGATCGCCTGCATCGCCTCGGTCATGCCGTGGGCGGCCGGACGGCTTCATGCCGAGCCGGGCAACCAGACGTCATGCCCTGTCATGGGCTTTGACATAAACAGGGATATTTTCACGGACTACAAGGCCAAACGAATATATTTCTGCTGTCCTTCATGTCCGCCCGAGTTCCGTAAGAAACCGGACTTCTACATCGCCGCGATGCAGGCCAAGGGCGTTCTCCCCGAAGACGCCCCGGTCGAGGCGTTCTAG
- a CDS encoding TolC family protein: protein MNKHIATIPLTAIMLVALMTGAYAAEAEIPVEDEAAPGSYLGDRRELDDLRMFLVLAAKNNNELQAAFQQWQAAIKRAMQADTLPDPRLNFGYYTTPLETRGGPARYKYGMSQTLPFFGKLGSKERIALREADGLKAKFDGLKLTTFFEVKKIYYEYAYLARAIEITRENIELMKYLERIATTRYTTGSAKHSDIIRPQVELGKLEDRLNSLQDLKSPLAARLNALVDRPADTSIPFPDSIPVMSITDSDESLSARLGESNPQLAYWETVAAKEEAGRDLAQRNYYPDFTFGLDVTEVDSARNPGVIGDGQNPVLASMSFNVPLWFGARAAAVDESQAKILAAKRSRIGLERRLKADLELALYKYRDAGRKINLYKDTLVPKAEQSLGVIMETFMTGSGTSLDLIDAEQTLLELQLAYYRALTDQAQRLAEIETLVGIELPCEFHGSLLKRSGK, encoded by the coding sequence ATGAACAAACACATAGCGACCATTCCCCTGACAGCGATCATGCTCGTGGCGTTGATGACGGGAGCGTACGCGGCAGAGGCGGAGATCCCCGTCGAAGACGAGGCAGCCCCTGGAAGTTACCTCGGCGACAGGAGGGAGTTGGACGATCTCAGGATGTTCCTCGTTCTGGCGGCCAAGAACAACAACGAGCTGCAGGCGGCCTTTCAGCAGTGGCAGGCCGCCATCAAACGGGCCATGCAGGCCGATACCCTGCCGGACCCCCGGTTGAACTTCGGCTACTACACCACGCCTCTGGAAACCCGCGGCGGTCCCGCCCGGTACAAGTACGGCATGTCCCAGACCCTGCCCTTCTTCGGCAAGCTCGGCTCCAAGGAGCGCATCGCCCTGCGCGAGGCGGACGGCCTCAAGGCCAAATTCGACGGCCTCAAGCTGACGACCTTCTTCGAAGTGAAGAAGATCTACTACGAATACGCCTACCTCGCCCGGGCCATCGAGATAACCAGGGAAAACATCGAACTGATGAAATACCTGGAGAGGATCGCCACCACCCGGTACACCACCGGCTCCGCCAAGCACTCCGACATCATCCGCCCGCAAGTCGAACTGGGCAAACTCGAAGACAGGCTCAACTCCCTCCAGGACCTCAAGTCCCCCCTGGCGGCCCGTCTCAACGCCCTGGTGGACCGTCCCGCCGACACAAGCATTCCCTTTCCGGACAGTATCCCGGTCATGTCCATCACCGACAGCGACGAGTCGCTGTCCGCCCGTCTTGGCGAATCCAATCCGCAACTGGCCTACTGGGAAACCGTCGCGGCCAAGGAAGAGGCCGGCAGGGATCTGGCCCAACGCAACTATTACCCCGACTTCACTTTCGGCCTGGACGTGACCGAGGTCGACAGCGCCCGCAATCCGGGCGTCATCGGCGACGGCCAGAATCCGGTCTTGGCCTCCATGTCGTTCAACGTCCCCCTGTGGTTCGGCGCACGCGCCGCGGCGGTCGATGAGAGCCAGGCCAAAATACTCGCGGCCAAACGCAGCCGGATCGGCCTGGAACGACGGCTCAAGGCGGACCTGGAACTGGCCCTGTACAAGTACCGGGACGCGGGCCGGAAAATCAATCTCTACAAGGACACCCTGGTTCCCAAGGCCGAACAGTCTCTGGGCGTGATCATGGAGACGTTCATGACCGGCTCCGGGACGTCCCTGGACCTCATCGACGCAGAACAGACCCTGCTGGAGCTTCAGCTCGCCTATTACCGCGCCCTGACCGACCAGGCGCAACGGCTGGCGGAAATCGAGACCCTGGTCGGAATCGAGCTGCCGTGCGAATTCCACGGCTCTCTGCTGAAGAGGAGCGGAAAATAG